The DNA segment GGCTGGGCGCTAGAGTAGCAGGCCTACGGTATGCGCTTTTTGCAAGGAATTCAATCGAGTAGAAGTTTTAGGCGACACTTAATGCAGTTTTCTACTGGCTGGAGAGTCCCTTTGCCATACATCTGGGTATCAGCAATCCATTTCCGGGCAATCCAGGGGGTGTTTTAGAGAATCGCCGTAGGCCGACCCACTTTTACCCGCCTAGGCTTTTTGCACAATCAGGTAGGTGTGTGATTCAGGATGCTGGCTGTACTCCAGGTGCCTGCAGAGGCAACCCAGGCTGATTAATACTGTAAGGAAGCCATTTGTTCCCAGGGTCGCGTAGTAAACTTCTGGTCCCATAGAGTCATCGGTGTGGTCACTTTTCTCATCTGTACCGCCGAAAGTGAAAATCAGCACGCCACCTTTGTTCAGGCTGAAAACCAGTTTAGCCAAAACAGTTGCCTGCTGTTGCAGGGGGATGTGCCAAATACTATCCCAGGCCGTGATAAAGTCATATTTGTCTTCTATACACCATTCACAGATATCCCGGTGATGAAAAACCACTCCCGGATGGCGACGCCTGGCCAAGCGAATCATTTCCGCAGAGACATCGACGCCCTCTGGCGTAAACCCCTCACTTAACAGA comes from the Microbulbifer sp. MI-G genome and includes:
- a CDS encoding class I SAM-dependent methyltransferase → MHPKDIGRAYDKITHLWENGNFNRKNGIDAHKRALAFVNNKGKALDVGCGSTGRFIDLLLSEGFTPEGVDVSAEMIRLARRRHPGVVFHHRDICEWCIEDKYDFITAWDSIWHIPLQQQATVLAKLVFSLNKGGVLIFTFGGTDEKSDHTDDSMGPEVYYATLGTNGFLTVLISLGCLCRHLEYSQHPESHTYLIVQKA